The following is a genomic window from Neodiprion pinetum isolate iyNeoPine1 chromosome 3, iyNeoPine1.2, whole genome shotgun sequence.
AGTTTCTGGTCAGGAATCGGTAGCAGACCAGTATTATACCGATCAGAAGCCACATGAGCAGAGCACCGGCCAGAGCGATGACGATCAATTCGGTCGTTCCGAATGTTACGCCGTTACCATCGTCGTTACCTGTTCATTCGGAAATTGTTTCACGAGTTAGACAACGATCTTGAAGTAATTGAACTAACCACTACCTGATATCTTTCCCTTGTACAGGGGAGGGGCACCCTCTTCTTCGGGGGATTTAGTCGACGCCTTGACCTTGGGCATCATCTGGTAATCACCGCCCTGCTTGATCTTGTCGCCTTCGTCCCCAAGCCCTTGGAACGATAAGAGGGTTTCAGTCTGTGTTTAAACGATGCGCTAAAGAATTTGGCTAACCTGTCTCTTTCAGCGAGGAAATAACTCTCATGACCCCGCCGAAGGCTGGGTACCACTTTTCGTCATCCAAGTGAGGATTTACCTGCCGCAGGAGGAATtatcgagtgaaaaataatcgaagaaACGGGTTCTCAATGACTAACCGATTGTTGGAGCCAATCGAACATGTCCTTGTTGAATTTGAGCAGTTCGAATTTCGTCTTCGAACGCGAGACGATGCACTTTACACTAGACACGTAGTATTTTACCAGAGAAAAGGCCGACTGCTCGCAGTAAAGAGATTGGAGAGTGTCCGTCTTGAACGGCAGGGCTATGCTGAAAGTCAGGGAAACTGGCATGAGTCTATTTCCGAGCGTTGATCACCGCTCGGATCCTCCCACCTGTTCGGGTTCACTTCGTCATCCAGAAAAGGCAGCGGCACAGTGACTGGACCAGATCCCCCGGCACCTCGGGTCCTCCTTCGACGCTGAATGTACCTCTTCCTCTTCGACGGGTTCGGACGGCTGACCTCACCTTGACCGGAACTGGAATCTGCTGTGAGAAAAACCCTCGGTACAAGGTAAGTAAAAGCTGCTACTGACTAAACAAATTGCCAAACAACCACGAGCAGGGTAAGTGATCAGTCCATCGCAGGAAACGGAACTCTGAGGCGGTGTAATGACGATCGGTGGTGTCTTGACGTGCTTCTTGTTGAGGCTGGGCTTTAGCCAGCCGACGCCGTTCGTGTGCAGGAAGTTCTTGAGCTCGTCGAAGAGCTCGAAAAGCCGCTTGGCGTTCCGGTACTTAATGTTTCCGGCGTAGTACGAGCGTCTGGTAAGCGGCAGCACGTAGACGTGAAGGTAGCCACCCATCGTGTCTGCCAGTGCCTTCAGCATAAGGTGCTTCGTCTTTCCGATCGACAGCTTGCGCACGCACTCGAGACAGATGTGGAAGTAGTCCATCAGCAGGGCGATGTACTGATCGTTCTCGGCGTCTATCACCTTCACCTGAACGAGGAAGGCAATTAAACAGCTCGGGGGAAAGGATTAGGCAGAGGGTTAACCGAACGCTACCTTGGGCAGGATGTCCTGGAACATTCGCCGACTGTTCAAGACCGTGAACTCCTCGCTCGTCCAGCAGTGCTTGCCGCAGTCGCTTCGATCGAACAGCACTGTTCCGATGTTCTGATCACCTTTGAACACCTTCTTGGCGAGAACCTCATCTGAGCTCAGAGTGAAGCCGACCAAAACCACCAAGCACATCCTCAGGGGACCTGACCCCATCACACATTCTACTCCAGCTTTAACTATCCGCACGTTATATTCTGGGACCAGAGCCGAGATCAATGTTGCAACGGGAGGTTTAATATCCCCTCGATTTTTGATCAAACGTCAGTCCTCATCGAGCGAAGTTTGCCGTTTGTCCAGTCGCGAGTAAAGCGCTCGCGGCTAAGTTCCCACTGCGTATAAATCGAACGCTATACTTTGGGAAAGTGTTGacatcgaatttcgagttgcTTAAATAAATTAGGTCGAAACAACAAGTAGTGTAACAGTTTATTTTGCACTCACGAACTTGTTGTAACGATGGCTATTTTTATCTTTGTATTATCTTTTTCACTCTGCACGGGTAATCTCAGAGTCAGAGGTTAATCGGTTATCTTGTCGTTAAGGGCTTATTTGGATAGGAAAAGAAGCAGCACGAGGGACAATTTACATTCAAAGAAGGTACGTCTGAATTGGGACGACGGTAAATACGCTCATCGTTGGAAGGCGATTGATTTCAATAGGACCGACCGCGATGATCGAGTCATCGGTGAAGAAGCCTCGTAACCATATTCGATCTGCAAAAGGCCAGAGGCGAGGCCGTCTCGTATGATCCTCTGCCCACGTGGATGACGCCCACCTCACGATTCCGTCCTCGATTAACCGAAAACAGCAAGATCGCCGATAGTTGTTGAACTTTCGGAAACGGCTACGTCGAGACCTGCACCAGGATCTAATCGACCGGGTCCTAAGCCATTCCGATGTTTCGGAACATCTTTAATTGACTATGGATTTGCCAGCAAAATGAACTATGCGGAAAATTCGGTGGACTTTCTCGACCTTGTAATCGTCGAGAAGGCCCGCAGGGCTTACGGATCCTCATGTTGTCCGATGAACGACGGGCACGTATAAAAGCCAAAAGAGCGTCACGGCCCTGAGACAGTGTAACGGCAAATCTCTCCCACTACCGGGCGAAATCGGACAAGACCAGCACTGGTCTCAGTCAGTAGGCTGTCGTTGAGTGCGGACGTAGCATCGAAGGAAAGAGGAAAGGAGGATAACAAGACCTCACCGATTTACACCGATCGACTTGATACCTGCGGCATGGGTAAGTCACGCACCATTTTTCATCTCTATTCAATTTCACCCGACTCTCCTGTCCTCCAACGCGAGTACCGAAACAACCGTTGAACGGAGCTCCCATAtttatcagatttttttttcatccaatttcGTACGTATTCTATCCATGCAGTTCAGTTAGAAGACGCCTGCTGCAGGTGTCTCTGCCGTTCCTTAGAAAATAGTCATCACTCGTTCTTGGAGTTCCGGCTTGTTTCAAAGCGGGGACGTATGATCACTTTTCCTGATTCCAACACCCAGAACGAATTCCAATACCGCGCGTATCCTTTTGCCTTACAATCAGACCTTGACTGTCGTCCGCAGAGTTGTTCAAGCGGTTACTCCCActtgtgtttttatttttctttagtcTATTTTTACCCTGTAAAATcgtcgttgaaaaataaagaacgaAGAGATCTGCATAGATTCCCATTATCCAAGGTCGGTTAACCTTAACGAATCCAATTTGTGCAAGCTGAGTATGCTTTATTAATCAGTCACCGCGTACGTGGGTAGTCTCATTACTAAAATGCGAACAATTGAAGGCTGTTGATAATCTGGAGTGCCAGAAATGATTGCATATATCTGCATCGTACTCTGCTGCAAAACAAGTGGGTGGAAATGCCAGTAGTGACGTCAGGGACACGTTTGGCTGCATGCAGTtattgtattaaaaataagaGCGAAGCGTGAGCCGTAATCGTTTTTTCATGCTCAAGCACGGTTAGAAAAATAATGTCCCAGTAGGACCACTGGAGTTTTTGAGTTTATTTAAACGTTTTTTACTGTATCactaagtgaaaaaaaaagtaaaaattataaatcaaaCGTTAATATGACAATCCGTGTGTCATACTCACCAACAGAAACGTAACAAATGACACAAAATATAAAGTGTACCTGCCGAGACATGaggtttaattaaattattccaAAAGTGTGCGAATggaaattcatttcttttgcaCGAATCTGAATTAATTACTTTCCTGTGGTTAAAAATCGCGATATAGTTGACATCGATTTTTAGTACATACAAACACGTGTAATTATATAAAAGCCGTTCCTCCTGGCCAGCCTAAAAAGGTGACGCCAACGTCGGTGAATagaatttcacaatttctcAATATGCTGACCGAATGTGTAACGAAACTGAACGCAAAAGCGAGAATCTGCTGACCATGTACACAACGCATACATGCTGCAATTATGACTGAcagcaagagagagagagagagagagagagaaagagagagcgcCCGTAGCCTAATTACTTTCAATGTCCATCAGCAGTCCTGTATACTCGAGCCTTCTCGCCGTCACTGATATATTAGATTATCGAATCTGGGTCGGTTGATGTTGAtttcgtttaaatttttccactttctAATTCACCGACTTTGTGAAAACCGTTTCTATCCCAAAATTTAATGACTTACGCTCGTCGTTGAGACGTTTTCGGAATTTCGTTTCACTATGAACACTTTTCGAGATGAAACGATTATCTTATGCGCATTTGCAATTGGAGCGTGATTCACACTCGTTGTTGTGCAACGCTCAGAATAGTTTTACGACTAAACGAAAGTTATGGCTTTACGAAATTTCTTGCATGCATACAAAACGTGCGGGTACACCTGATGCCGTGACGCTGATGACTGCAGTGTTTCTACGGCAAATTTAATCGCGTTACGAcatgtctttttttcttccaactctttctttttctctttacctTTGGTTCGATTTTACTTTCGAACAGTTTATTTCTAAGCTCGTACCACTCCCAGCATATTCCATTAACCAAGGCGGGCCTTGGACTGCTGAAACAGTAACGTAGATACGGTTTGTCACCGTGTGTCAATGTTTGAAGACATTCAAGGATACGCGAGACGTAAAGTTCTCACTTCCTTTACAAGTCCGATTAATTATACTTCTGATTGTtcaagaatttcaaatgtCAAGCAATGCGGTTTGTCGCAAGATGCGCGGAGTGTTATCAAAACTCTTGTATCTTTACCATAGTTGGAAAATCGTTTGCTCGAATTCTGGGACCAAATCTGCCGAATACTCGAGACGCTAATGagtacaaataaataaaaagtcaAAGACTCGGCGATACGTGTTAATTTGACTCTATCCTCCGTTCTCCATTTTTTACTTAGGTTGTCGTCCTTGTGAAATATGTTTTGTGTGAAATTCTTTCATACGTTATAATCGTATTAGGTTTATGCGTATCAGTGACACGGACTGGATGAAAATACCACGTCTGAAATACCATCGCCCGGCTGGTCTCGTCTCTTTTACATCCGATACCTGCATGTTTGCCTCACCTCTGTGTCGTGATATCGCGCATGACTCGACTGTTATAAGTCAACTTTATAGGCCCGCTCTTAACAGTCGTAACCTTTTAATCCTGTCCTAACATCCTTCTGCACTATGCGAGATGAAATATTAAACGCCAATCGGTTACTCACGACGGAATGCGGCATACCGGCAGAATAGAGTTACAGAGTGGGATTTCTACCATCTTCCAAATCCGATTAAGTAACTAAAACCGAAAATTCATTCTTTGAACATCATCGACTACTTCCAAGTTGCTCAAGAACCGAGCGAATCCGTTTCCAGCATCCTCAATTTTATACCAATCTGGGTCAATTAACGAATAAACCttaactgttttttttttttttctgttgcagATAAAATGTCAACGTTTAGTATCGCTGTCGTTTTAGCGGTAAGTTTCAGAGCTACCGTATCGCGGCTTGACGGTTAATTTTACGGTTTTGATTCGATGTTTGAGGTCACTGGTGATAAACTTAGCCTCGATTGCGAAGATATTAATCATTCGaagaagagaaggagaaaCGAACTCTCTCGTTATGTATAACTGTTTCCGACTTACGTGCCAGTTTTTGATACCCCaatgaattattcatatttcgcTTTTATAGCACTCAAATCATCTCCGTTACATTTGCGAATCCATGTCAGCGGAGGACGAAGAGCTGATCTCTACAACTGTAAAATTCCCGATTGTTTACCGAAGCGCTTATTTTCCACTAGACTATTCTGATGCTCGCCAATGCCGGCGACATGATGCGGAAGAGCATTGTATTCGACAAAAACACCCCCGATGTTTTCTACTGCCCCCAACGTAAGCCGACCGGCTACGACAAGCTTATCGTTCACTCACGACCCTTGTCGAGACTTTGTCAATTCGAGGGCGGACCCATTCCCGAGGACTACAAGAGCGACTGCTACAACGACGTGGACGAGACGGAATACGCTTGCCGTGAGAAATACAGGATCATGGTGAGCCTTGTGAGATTTAATGATtggatatcattttttttttttttttgccccaCTGCGCTTACAGAGGCCGCCTAAACGTAGCCTTGGAGCCTAAATGCTTGAGGATGCATCCGGCGTACAGTTTGGGTGAAAAATAGACCTTGAATCAATCGATTGCGCCTCGATTTTAcacgtttttttatttgtcttACATTGGAACAAAATGATGTGAACCAGCGCctgtatggaaaaaaatgtatatgtataacataaaACCGAGAGGAAGAAAGTCTGTTTTAACCATCGAGGTTGAGGGGTGGGAGAGATGAATTGCACACATGCAGCCCGTCTGAACCCGACTAAACTGGAGACGAAGCGAAACCCCGAAACCGAGTTACGGCCATTAACCCTCGGCAAAGAGGTTTTAACCATCCGGTGTTGGTTTCTTTTATTACAGAAACGGTTCCGGAACGCCGAAGAGGACAGAGTGGAGAACGACAACGTTTCGCCTAACGCCTAGATGATATCTCGTCGAGACACAAACATCGTAGACCTAATAGACTCACTCTACTAATACATCGGTCGAGTAGTGGAGATAATTATGATGTGTTATAAATCGCGCCTGCAATGCTGGTGGATGAAGAATAAAATCGACCCAGACATTCgtactttgtaatttttttaattatatatctcagtttcaattcatttattttttgttctttaatTTCATGCATTTTTATTGTGTAATCCAAGCATAGAAGTGAAACGCTCACACTCTGTTTTTTAACGGAGTCTAGTTATTGTTAAACCTTTTCACACTCTGTGTATTCATCGAAACGTGCAACTTTAATGTCTGGTTA
Proteins encoded in this region:
- the LOC124215726 gene encoding uncharacterized protein, with the protein product MGSGPLRMCLVVLVGFTLSSDEVLAKKVFKGDQNIGTVLFDRSDCGKHCWTSEEFTVLNSRRMFQDILPKVKVIDAENDQYIALLMDYFHICLECVRKLSIGKTKHLMLKALADTMGGYLHVYVLPLTRRSYYAGNIKYRNAKRLFELFDELKNFLHTNGVGWLKPSLNKKHVKTPPIVITPPQSSVSCDGLITYPARADSSSGQGEVSRPNPSKRKRYIQRRRRTRGAGGSGPVTVPLPFLDDEVNPNSIALPFKTDTLQSLYCEQSAFSLVKYYVSSVKCIVSRSKTKFELLKFNKDMFDWLQQSVNPHLDDEKWYPAFGGVMRVISSLKETGLGDEGDKIKQGGDYQMMPKVKASTKSPEEEGAPPLYKGKISGNDDGNGVTFGTTELIVIALAGALLMWLLIGIILVCYRFLTRNSEECPPCESPANTPVAVLYENAEYCVPECPSKPSKRGLGRRLAEWWKKRFGPCEGGCDDEDEERCLAAISYSSKDTIDVTNSTSKSCTKKCYNSFKSPSQSVSPGGCVSSRSKTGYTSDSTSNSEVERAKSR
- the LOC124215735 gene encoding uncharacterized protein isoform X2; the encoded protein is MDKMSTFSIAVVLATILMLANAGDMMRKSIVFDKNTPDVFYCPQRKPTGYDKLIVHSRPLSRLCQFEGGPIPEDYKSDCYNDVDETEYACREKYRIMKRFRNAEEDRVENDNVSPNA
- the LOC124215735 gene encoding uncharacterized protein isoform X1; protein product: MDKMSTFSIAVVLATILMLANAGDMMRKSIVFDKNTPDVFYCPQRKPTGYDKLIVHSRPLSRLCQFEGGPIPEDYKSDCYNDVDETEYACREKYRIMMRMHPPGSEFPYNGTRLTKFAEVDKEAYLKKNQV